Proteins from one Porites lutea chromosome 3, jaPorLute2.1, whole genome shotgun sequence genomic window:
- the LOC140930900 gene encoding sacsin-like, with product MERIYEFLQANAINDPEARRVLETMRFIAVEEGKKFILPTQAVIELYEHFEIKPFLYRIPAVFGKFQTLFEFVGCSKTVSCRDYAVVLEMMHEKCKGSKLNPNELTKCSKAIRGFFKTLQDDPRSVLTLSKLYLPAMPSEFCLSNEHLKISTIPVTLRLSTELLFDDAPTYGYRIKGLEQPFVLELSLLNVSRKSAMINFTDLMLKLPPEVQPRMLSSVVKEKLCDPVKTKIVANGAVDTMKVKISSIPFARGVARIIKHVNHQDKDFDLSVLRGIEESLRSIDLFAVEGLRTSLFLYEVQIPESEADVPFLVDKPELSALGKSKVYIDTLSGVSDAIPIISDIIGEMYGEFLQKKANLIGEMLRCPPSSIWPLLDRMKVRKDDSYTTADLYIYPEPGTLIPIEDHHLLKEAFEEFEAGEYVGYQLHDPSLAQREGTPTYIYAIIVEEINSEDTAILTKAYRINIEHDKEAVEVSAGRLYKFHRLQEIFEEQDEDMDGVLKEISDILQNAWEIPEDERTQIVKRLFMRWFPRKDALQHLMNEVSRLGGGYDDLFALLEERVKRRDSQRKKYEEDYGPWPPSPDDDTPPIFLRRTRKNPQPEEAKRWLRQADADLESCSRERACTTDSFEWLCFKCHQAAEKALKAVQYNVDANQKTNDHNLVLNCHGFDESDAELKDLAAQLERLVINSVHMRYPNTMSYPNIPHDVYTAVHAEEAFRIATKILEIVQVKLN from the exons ATGGAAAGAATTTATGAATTTCTACAGGCAAACGCCATTAACGATCCAGAGGCCAGGAGGGTACTCGAAACCATGCGTTTTATCGCtgttgaagaaggaaaaaagttcATTCTGCCTACACAAGCTGTCATCGAGCTTTACGAGCATTTCGAGATTAAGCCGTTTCTTTACAGAATTCCTGCAGTATTTGGAAAGTTCCAGACTTTGTTTGAGTTTGTAGGCTGTTCAAAGACTGTAAGCTGTAGAGATTACGCTGTGGTATTGGAGATGATGCATGAGAAATGCAAAGGTTCTAAACTGAACCCAAATGAACTTACAAAGTGTTCGAAGGCCATCAGAGGattcttcaaaactttgcaagatGACCCACGATCCGTGCTAACTCTCTCCAAATTGTACCTACCAGCAATGCCTTCAGAATTTTGCCTTTCGAACGAGCACCTCAAGATAAGCACCATTCCTGTTACTTTACGTTTATCGACGGAGCTGTTGTTTGATGATGCCCCAACCTATGGTTATAGGATAAAAGGTCTTGAGCAGCCATTTGTACTAGAACTTAGTCTACTGAATGTAAGTCGTAAATCAGCCATGATTAACTTTACAGATTTGATGCTGAAATTACCGCCAGAAGTACAGCCAAGGATGCTATCTAGTGTGGTAAAGGAAAAACTCTGCGATCCCGTAAAAACGAAAATTGTCGCGAACGGGGCTGTTGACACGATGAAAGTGAAGATATCTTCCATCCCCTTTGCTCGTGGAGTTGCAAGAATCATAAAACACGTTAACCATCAGGATAAAGATTTTGACTTAAGTGTCTTAAGAGGCATTGAGGAAAGTCTTCGAAGCATCGATTTGTTTGCTGTGGAAGGTCTTAGGACCTCCCTTTTTCTTTATGAAGTTCAGATTCCAGAAAGTGAAGCTGATGTACCTTTCTTGGTAGACAAGCCGGAGCTGTCTGCATTGGGGAAAAGTAAAGTGTACATTGATACGCTGTCTGGGGTGAGTGATGCCATTCCAATCATATCGGACATAATTGGGGAAATGTATGGAGAGTTCCTTCAAAAGAAGGCAAATCTCATTGGTGAGATGCTCCGTTGCCCACCTTCGAGTATTTGGCCACTGTTAGACAGAATGAAAGTTCGTAAAGATGACAGCTACACCACGGCAGATTTGTATATCTATCCAGAGCCCGGTACATTGATTCCAATCGAAGACCACCACCTGTTAAAAGAAGCTTTTGAAGAATTTGAAGCCGGAGAGTACGTTGGTTATCAGCTGCACGACCCAAGTCTAGCCCAGCGGGAAGGTACTCCAACATACATCTACGCTATAATAGTCGAGGAGATTAACAGTGAAGATACTGCTATCTTGACAAAGGCATACCGAATTAACATTGAACACGACAAAGAAGCAGTTGAGGTCAGTGCTGGTAGGCTGTATAAATTTCACCGCTTGCAAGAGATATTTGAGGAACAGGACGAGGATATGGACGGAGTGCTTAAAGAGATCTCGGACATCCTCCAGAACGCATGGGAAATCCCAGAGGACGAGAGAACCCAAATTGTCAAGCGCCTATTCATGCGTTGGTTTCCAAGAAAGGATGCTTTGCAGCATTTAATGAATGAAGTTTCTCGGCTCGGTGGCGGTTACGATGACTTGTTTGCTCTATTGGAAGAGCGGGTAAAACGACGTGATTCACAGCGGAAAAAATATGAAGAAGACTATGGACCATGGCCACCTTCACCTGATGATGATACTCCCCCAATTTTCTTAAGGAGAACCAGAAAAAATCCTCAGCCAGAAGAGGCCAAGCGTTGGTTGAGACAAGCTGACGCTGACCTTGAGTCTTGCAGTAGAGAGAGAGCATGCACCACTGACTCATTTGAGTGGCTTTGCTTTAAATGCCACCAG GCAGCCGAAAAGGCCCTGAAGGCTGTGCAGTACAACGTGGATGCTAATCAGAAGACAAATGACCACAATTTGGTACTGAATTGTCATGGTTTTGATGAATCAGATGCTGAGTTAAAAGATTTAGCAGCCCAGCTAGAACGTCTTGTGATTAATTCAGTCCACATGCGTTACCCTAACACTATGTCATACCCCAACATACCCCATGACGTATACACAGCAGTGCATGCAGAGGAGGCCTTTAGAATAGCGACAAAGATTCTGGAGATAGTTCAAGTGAAACTGAATTAA